In Microtus ochrogaster isolate Prairie Vole_2 unplaced genomic scaffold, MicOch1.0 UNK2832, whole genome shotgun sequence, the DNA window CATATCCCAAAGTTtagtttaaataaatatagtttcctAGGCAAGAGAAAACAATTTCTGTAATGTTATATACATAGGGAAACTGTAAAATCTCTCATTTCATAATATATCttaattatgaatttttaattagCTAGTGActtattaaaatagattaaaaattacGGAAAATGAGTAAAGAATCACTTAAGAAAAGTCtacttgcttttctttgtggCTCTATATCTCAGCAGAATTCCTGTATCAGGTATGATAACTGCTTCTCTTTGATCAGTAATATAAACTTTTACAGTGCATTTCACAGCTAATATATTACATTTGATCACCTATAAAAGGCAACGTCACTTTGAATTTCATGGACATAAGTATAGATTTAAATAACTGCGAAATTTAGGTCATATAGCTTCTGATAAGAATCATAACTTACCCAACGTTTCACTGTAAAACTGactccatttcttttcattaaatatcTGGAACCAAAAGTCAAAATACAACATACACATCATATTTCTTACCCTCTCCATAAATGTCATTTGACCACCTAGTCCCGACAAAATTATAGGTACATAAGAGGGAGGGACTAGAAATCTCCCACTGTACTTTTCCATTGTATAGCCAGGAGAGGAGCGAAGACTGTATAGAAAAGGGATCTGGAGAAGTTCAGCTATCAGCTCCCCACAGGGAGCAATGGCATCTGAGAAAAGGACATCAAACTTGGATCTCTGTAGTTTTGTCATAAGTTGTTTGTTTGAAACTGTGTCTCTGCAAA includes these proteins:
- the LOC101998775 gene encoding UDP-glucuronosyltransferase 2B17-like: MSCYFIPGNCGKVLVWPMDFSHWMNLKTILDELVQRGHEVTVLRTSASIVLDPSKSPGLKFESFSTSVGKDDLDKAFTRLVDVWIHEIPRDLCVSFSPLLQNMADELSDRYLGLCRDTVSNKQLMTKLQRSKFDVLFSDAIAPCGELIAELLQIPFLYSLRSSPGYTMEKYSGRFLVPPSYVPIILSGLGGQMTFMERVRNMMCMLYFDFWFQIFNEKKWSQFYSETLGKL